The following coding sequences lie in one Sphingobium sp. KCTC 72723 genomic window:
- a CDS encoding tryptophan halogenase family protein, with amino-acid sequence MTAAALAHALPRGCTITLVESEEIGTVGVGEATIPPIRLFNDTLGIDEGEFLRATKGSFKLGIEFVDWGRLGQRYFHPFGTYGKPFDMLSVHQHWLAARAAGCTVPLDDLAMAWGAARRGGFAPPHADPRSIGSTFDYAYHFDAGLYAAFLRRYAQARGVVRVEGKVADVTLDGARGDVASVTLGDGRVLAADLFIDCSGFRGLLIEGALATGYQDWTHWLPCDRAVAVPCERVEKTTPYTRSTARSAGWQWRIPLQHRTGNGYVYCSAHISDDEAAATLLGNLDGAALGDPRALRFTTGRRRLFWNRNVIAIGLSSGFMEPLESTSIHLIQAGIAKLLALFPTRDGAAAVRDEYNRIAITEFERIRDFIILHYKLMERDDSALWRYCAAMDVPDSLQARIDHFARDGRLITRDMDLFGATSWTAVHVGQGNRPQGCDPMLAYMADPAASRVYVEKLAGAIAQAAATMPGHDEHLARLVGGVEFHPVVGRAIAYENMPCLIVMLNSFSCAGLRLSIHSSSRTAAFGARWILK; translated from the coding sequence ATGACCGCTGCGGCGCTGGCCCACGCCCTGCCGCGCGGTTGCACCATCACGCTGGTCGAGTCCGAGGAGATCGGCACGGTGGGCGTGGGCGAGGCGACGATCCCGCCCATTCGCCTGTTCAACGACACGCTGGGCATCGACGAGGGCGAGTTCCTGCGCGCGACGAAGGGCAGTTTCAAGCTCGGCATCGAATTTGTCGATTGGGGCCGATTGGGGCAGCGTTATTTCCATCCCTTCGGCACTTATGGCAAGCCGTTCGACATGCTGAGCGTGCATCAGCACTGGCTGGCGGCGCGGGCGGCGGGATGCACGGTGCCGCTGGACGACCTGGCGATGGCATGGGGTGCGGCCAGGCGCGGGGGCTTTGCGCCGCCGCACGCCGACCCGCGCAGCATCGGGTCGACGTTCGATTATGCCTATCATTTCGACGCGGGCCTCTATGCCGCGTTTCTGCGCCGCTATGCGCAGGCGCGCGGCGTGGTGCGGGTGGAGGGCAAGGTCGCCGATGTGACACTGGATGGCGCGCGCGGCGATGTGGCGTCCGTGACGCTGGGCGACGGGCGGGTGCTGGCGGCGGACCTGTTCATCGATTGTTCGGGCTTTCGCGGGCTGCTGATCGAAGGGGCGCTGGCGACGGGATATCAGGATTGGACCCACTGGTTACCGTGCGACCGGGCCGTGGCGGTGCCGTGCGAACGGGTGGAGAAAACCACGCCCTACACGCGATCGACGGCGCGCAGCGCGGGGTGGCAATGGCGCATCCCGTTGCAACACCGGACCGGCAATGGCTATGTCTATTGTTCGGCGCATATTTCCGATGATGAGGCGGCGGCGACGTTGCTGGGCAATCTGGACGGGGCGGCGCTGGGCGATCCGCGTGCGTTGCGGTTCACCACCGGGCGGCGGCGATTATTCTGGAACCGCAACGTCATTGCCATCGGCCTGTCGTCGGGGTTCATGGAGCCGCTGGAATCGACCAGCATCCACCTCATCCAGGCGGGGATCGCCAAATTGCTGGCGCTGTTCCCGACGCGCGATGGTGCGGCGGCGGTGCGGGACGAATATAATCGCATCGCCATTACCGAATTCGAGCGGATCCGCGACTTCATCATCCTGCATTACAAGCTGATGGAGCGGGACGATTCAGCCTTGTGGCGTTATTGCGCGGCGATGGATGTGCCGGACAGTTTGCAGGCGCGGATCGACCATTTCGCGCGGGACGGGCGGCTAATCACCCGCGACATGGACCTGTTTGGCGCGACAAGCTGGACCGCCGTGCATGTGGGGCAGGGCAATAGGCCGCAGGGGTGCGACCCGATGCTGGCCTATATGGCCGATCCGGCGGCGAGCCGGGTCTATGTCGAGAAGCTGGCCGGGGCGATCGCGCAGGCGGCAGCGACGATGCCGGGGCATGATGAACATCTGGCGCGGCTGGTGGGGGGGGTAGAGTTTCATCCCGTTGTAGGCAGAGCTATCGCATATGAAAATATGCCATGTTTAATCGTCATGCTGAACTCGTTTAGCTGCGCTGGCCTGCGGCTCAGCATCCATTCCTCGTCACGAACGGCGGCATTTGGGGCGCGATGGATCCTGAAATAA
- a CDS encoding putative 2OG-Fe(II) oxygenase — translation MTASNPFADLLARQPASAAASDAAAWMQAIESATFATLRAGTAAHATAHLDQACRRWPDATRLHWLHALLLREDQAHEAALDAATRAADPATRAADPALTAQLRYETGRPAAAHFAAARMAAPGDTALIRGHAGALAAEGQGDDALALIARETAARPDWVEGYAYHATLARLLGADASAIFAQAVQAQPHSIALRLNWFHWLARLRDWPAARAVLADATRAFGDTQALIIARLYLIAESGEGDDQPDLFAPVADNPDPGLSLARVRHALRCHAPDDAAAIAQAQLATPAASLFWPYLSLCWRLLGDDRARWLDRPDAFIRTTDLDLDCAALANLLRSLHIAAAPYPDQSVRGGTQTDRPLLFRHEPEIAHARAAIEAAVRDYVAALPPPETGHPLLNTPRNDLKFAGSWSVRLTRKGHHAVHTHPAGWISSALHIALPDAMGAAPAGWLRFGAPPPDLGLTLTPYRQIAPKVARLVLFPSTLWHDTIPVTDGERLSLAFDIRPPRF, via the coding sequence ATGACCGCCAGCAATCCCTTTGCCGACCTGCTCGCGCGCCAGCCCGCCAGCGCCGCCGCGTCGGACGCGGCGGCATGGATGCAGGCCATCGAGTCGGCGACCTTCGCAACTTTGCGCGCAGGCACCGCAGCCCATGCCACCGCACATCTCGATCAGGCCTGTCGCCGCTGGCCCGACGCCACGCGCCTGCACTGGCTCCACGCGCTCTTGCTGCGGGAAGATCAGGCGCATGAAGCGGCACTCGACGCGGCAACCCGCGCCGCCGACCCGGCAACCCGCGCCGCCGACCCGGCACTCACCGCCCAACTCCGCTACGAAACCGGCCGCCCCGCCGCCGCCCATTTTGCCGCCGCCCGCATGGCAGCCCCCGGCGATACCGCGCTGATCCGGGGCCATGCCGGTGCGCTGGCGGCCGAAGGGCAGGGGGATGATGCCCTTGCCCTGATCGCCCGCGAAACTGCCGCCCGGCCCGACTGGGTGGAGGGTTATGCCTATCACGCCACGCTCGCCCGCCTGCTCGGCGCGGACGCCAGCGCCATCTTCGCGCAGGCGGTGCAGGCGCAACCGCATAGCATCGCCCTCCGCCTGAACTGGTTCCACTGGCTCGCCAGATTGCGCGACTGGCCCGCCGCCCGCGCCGTGCTGGCCGACGCCACGCGCGCCTTTGGCGACACCCAAGCCCTCATCATCGCCCGGCTCTACCTGATCGCGGAATCGGGGGAGGGGGATGATCAGCCCGACCTGTTCGCTCCAGTCGCCGACAATCCCGACCCCGGCCTTTCCCTCGCCCGCGTCCGTCACGCCCTGCGCTGCCACGCGCCCGATGATGCCGCCGCCATCGCGCAGGCGCAACTCGCCACCCCCGCCGCATCCCTTTTCTGGCCCTATCTCTCTCTGTGCTGGCGCTTGCTGGGTGATGATCGCGCCCGCTGGCTCGACCGGCCCGACGCCTTCATCCGCACGACCGACCTCGATCTGGATTGTGCCGCGCTCGCCAATCTGTTGCGCAGCCTTCACATAGCTGCGGCGCCCTATCCCGACCAGTCGGTGCGCGGCGGCACCCAGACCGACCGGCCCCTGCTGTTCCGCCACGAACCCGAAATTGCCCATGCCCGCGCGGCGATCGAAGCGGCCGTGCGCGACTATGTCGCCGCGCTTCCCCCACCCGAAACCGGCCATCCTCTCTTAAACACCCCGCGTAACGACCTGAAATTCGCGGGAAGCTGGTCCGTCCGGCTGACGCGCAAGGGCCACCACGCCGTCCACACCCATCCCGCCGGCTGGATCAGCTCCGCTCTCCACATCGCGCTGCCCGACGCCATGGGCGCGGCCCCCGCCGGATGGCTCCGCTTCGGCGCACCTCCGCCCGACCTTGGCCTGACCCTCACACCCTACCGCCAGATCGCCCCCAAAGTCGCCCGCCTCGTCCTGTTCCCCTCGACCCTGTGGCACGACACCATCCCCGTCACCGATGGCGAGCGCCTCTCCCTAGCCTTCGACATCCGCCCGCCACGCTTCTAG